In the genome of Streptomyces collinus, one region contains:
- a CDS encoding enoyl-CoA hydratase/isomerase family protein: protein MSLAVSTEPVRIVRHPDRVVELMLDDPGRGNALDLRTAEALRDTAREVAADPGGAVLLRAAGRSFCVGGDLRAFTNRGAGTGAYVHAVASAAHAAVQALYELPVPVVTAVRGAAAGGGVGLALVGDIVLVARSARFRLAYTAIGLTPDCGASWFLPRLVGPRRAADLILTNRVLTGDDAERWGLVSRSVEDEELDDTAHRTAAGLAAGAGDALRAAKGLLRAGTGEELGRHLAEEARLIAALADGGEARDRMASFLAARGRPKSGDGRAEAGESESVS from the coding sequence ATGAGCCTTGCCGTGAGCACCGAGCCGGTCCGGATCGTCCGCCACCCCGACCGGGTCGTGGAGCTGATGCTCGACGATCCGGGACGGGGCAATGCCCTGGACCTGAGGACGGCGGAGGCCCTGCGGGACACTGCGCGCGAGGTGGCCGCGGACCCGGGCGGCGCCGTGCTGCTGCGGGCGGCGGGCCGCAGCTTCTGCGTGGGCGGTGACCTGCGCGCCTTCACCAATCGCGGCGCCGGGACCGGTGCCTATGTCCATGCCGTGGCGAGCGCCGCGCATGCCGCGGTACAGGCCCTGTACGAGCTGCCGGTGCCGGTGGTGACCGCCGTGCGCGGCGCGGCCGCGGGTGGCGGGGTCGGGCTGGCACTGGTGGGCGACATCGTCCTGGTGGCCCGGTCCGCGCGGTTCCGGCTGGCGTACACGGCGATCGGGCTGACGCCTGACTGCGGGGCGTCGTGGTTCCTGCCCCGCCTGGTGGGCCCCCGCAGGGCGGCGGACCTGATCCTCACCAACCGGGTACTGACCGGCGACGACGCCGAACGATGGGGCCTGGTCTCCCGCTCCGTGGAGGACGAGGAACTGGACGACACGGCGCACCGGACCGCGGCCGGCCTGGCCGCCGGCGCCGGTGACGCACTACGCGCCGCGAAGGGCCTGCTGCGCGCCGGGACCGGCGAGGAACTGGGCCGCCACCTCGCCGAAGAGGCGCGGCTGATCGCCGCCCTGGCGGACGGCGGGGAGGCACGGGACCGCATGGCGTCGTTCCTCGCCGCGCGGGGTCGCCCGAAGTCGGGCGACGGCCGGGCCGAGGCCGGCGAATCCGAAAGTGTTTCTTGA
- a CDS encoding acyl-CoA dehydrogenase family protein, with protein sequence MPIQFDVDPTVTQLASDTAAFVREVVIPAERECGGSVHDAPEALRETLQKAARDAGVFAPQVPTRWGGHGLDLRGQAVVFEAAGYSLLGPLALNCAAPDEGNMHLLEKVATEEQKQTYLRPLAAGTSRSCFAMTEPAPGAGADPRSLRTTATRVPGGWRIDGRKWFITGAQGAGFAIVMARTSGGPGDPGGATMFLVDAGTPGMSIVRTIETLDESLFAGHSEIVFDGCVVGEEQVLGAVDRGFEGAQVRLGPARTTHCMRWLGAARRAQDLALERAGSRMAFGSPLGDLGMVQQMLADSEIDIEASRALILRTAWELDTGSAAASQLTSVSKTFVAEAVNRVVDRAVQICGALGISADDAPLARLFREVRPFRIYDGPSETHRFAIARRAVRPYRRPRPGPADG encoded by the coding sequence GTGCCCATCCAGTTCGATGTCGATCCGACTGTCACTCAACTTGCCTCGGACACAGCCGCGTTCGTGCGCGAGGTGGTCATTCCGGCCGAGCGCGAGTGCGGCGGGTCCGTGCACGACGCCCCCGAGGCCCTGCGGGAGACCCTGCAGAAGGCCGCCCGTGACGCGGGGGTCTTCGCTCCGCAGGTGCCGACGCGCTGGGGCGGACACGGGCTCGACCTGCGAGGGCAGGCGGTGGTGTTCGAAGCGGCGGGCTACTCCCTGCTCGGACCGCTGGCGCTGAACTGCGCTGCCCCGGACGAGGGCAACATGCACCTGCTGGAGAAGGTGGCCACCGAAGAGCAGAAACAGACGTATCTGCGTCCGCTCGCCGCGGGCACATCACGGTCCTGCTTCGCCATGACCGAACCGGCTCCCGGGGCGGGCGCCGATCCCCGCTCCCTGCGCACCACCGCGACCCGGGTTCCCGGTGGCTGGCGCATCGACGGACGCAAGTGGTTCATCACCGGCGCCCAGGGAGCCGGCTTCGCCATCGTCATGGCCCGGACCTCCGGCGGCCCCGGCGACCCGGGCGGCGCCACGATGTTCCTGGTCGACGCCGGCACGCCCGGCATGAGCATCGTCAGGACCATCGAGACCCTGGACGAGTCGCTCTTCGCCGGGCACAGCGAGATCGTCTTCGACGGGTGCGTGGTGGGGGAGGAGCAGGTGCTCGGGGCGGTGGACCGCGGCTTCGAAGGTGCCCAGGTCCGGCTCGGTCCCGCCCGGACGACCCACTGCATGCGCTGGCTGGGAGCCGCCCGCCGCGCTCAGGACCTCGCCCTGGAGCGGGCGGGCAGCCGGATGGCGTTCGGCTCGCCGTTGGGAGACCTCGGCATGGTCCAGCAGATGCTGGCCGACTCCGAGATCGACATCGAAGCGAGCCGCGCACTGATCCTGCGTACCGCCTGGGAGCTGGACACCGGCTCCGCCGCCGCCTCTCAGCTCACCTCGGTGTCCAAGACCTTCGTGGCGGAAGCGGTGAACCGGGTGGTCGACCGGGCGGTGCAGATCTGCGGAGCGCTCGGCATCTCGGCCGACGACGCCCCGCTGGCCCGGCTCTTCAGGGAAGTACGTCCGTTCCGGATCTACGACGGCCCGTCGGAAACGCACCGTTTCGCCATAGCGCGCCGCGCGGTGCGGCCCTATCGACGGCCGCGCCCGGGCCCCGCCGATGGCTGA
- the panD gene encoding aspartate 1-decarboxylase: MLRTMFKSKIHRATVTQADLHYVGSVTIDADLLDAADLLPGELVHIVDITNGARLETYVIEGERGSGVIGINGAAAHLVHPGDLVIIISYAQVTDAEARALAPRVVHVDRDNRIVALGADPSEPVPGSDQQRSPQAAGA; encoded by the coding sequence GTGCTTCGTACCATGTTCAAGTCCAAGATCCACCGAGCCACCGTCACCCAGGCCGACCTGCACTACGTGGGATCCGTGACCATCGACGCCGACCTGCTCGACGCCGCCGATCTGCTGCCCGGCGAGCTCGTGCACATCGTGGACATCACCAACGGGGCCCGGCTGGAGACGTACGTCATCGAGGGCGAGCGCGGGTCCGGCGTGATCGGGATCAACGGGGCCGCCGCCCATCTCGTCCACCCCGGCGACCTCGTGATCATCATCAGCTATGCCCAGGTGACGGACGCCGAGGCGCGGGCACTCGCCCCCCGGGTCGTGCACGTGGACCGCGACAACCGGATCGTGGCCCTCGGCGCCGACCCGTCCGAGCCGGTGCCCGGCTCGGACCAGCAGCGCAGTCCGCAAGCCGCCGGGGCCTGA
- a CDS encoding GNAT family N-acetyltransferase, whose amino-acid sequence MSDPEIRDDRAAGRLEAVSGGEVVGRIEYFVLESPERALVPVHTVVEPAHEGKGIAGSLARELYALAGREHSAVASLCPYVTKWAERHPDEAQPADEALHAAAKDWLRAHPGRF is encoded by the coding sequence ATGAGCGACCCGGAGATCCGCGACGACCGGGCGGCGGGCCGGCTGGAGGCTGTGTCCGGCGGTGAAGTCGTCGGCCGCATCGAGTACTTCGTGCTCGAAAGCCCCGAGCGCGCGCTCGTGCCCGTCCACACGGTCGTCGAGCCTGCCCACGAGGGCAAGGGCATCGCCGGTTCGCTCGCGCGCGAGCTCTACGCCCTCGCCGGCCGCGAGCACAGCGCCGTCGCCTCGCTCTGCCCGTACGTCACCAAGTGGGCCGAACGCCACCCGGACGAGGCCCAGCCGGCCGACGAGGCCCTCCACGCGGCGGCGAAGGACTGGCTGAGGGCGCATCCCGGCCGCTTTTGA
- the gndA gene encoding NADP-dependent phosphogluconate dehydrogenase has translation MSSTAQIGVTGLAVMGRNLARNFARNGYTVAVHNRTPARMHALVEEFGGEGEFVACESAKDFVAALERPRRLVVMVKAGEPTDAVIQEFAPLLEPGDMIIDGGNAHFADTRRRERDLREQGIHFVGMGVSGGEEGALNGPSIMPGGPRESYDSLGPMLEKISAKAADGSPCVSHVGPDGAGHFVKMVHNGIEYADMQLIGEAYQLLRDVAGYSPAEIAEIFRTWNRGRLDSYLIEITAEVLSHVDAETGKPFVDVVVDQAEQKGTGRWTVQIALDLGVPVSGIAEAVFARSLSGHAALREASRGLAGPKAKPLSEAEARAFADRVEQALYASKIVSYTQGFHEIDAARGEYGWDIDLGAVSALWRGGCIIRAAFLDRIRAAYDARPDLPSLLSDATFAQEIADAQDDWREVLVAATRQGVPTPGFAAALAYYDALRAERLPAALTQGQRDYFGAHTYRRVDRDGSFHTLWGGDRSETSA, from the coding sequence ATGAGCAGTACAGCGCAGATCGGCGTCACGGGTCTCGCGGTCATGGGCCGCAACCTCGCCCGCAACTTCGCCCGCAACGGCTACACGGTCGCGGTGCACAACCGGACGCCCGCGCGCATGCACGCCCTGGTGGAGGAGTTCGGCGGCGAGGGGGAGTTCGTCGCGTGCGAGAGCGCGAAGGACTTCGTCGCGGCGCTGGAGCGTCCGCGACGGCTGGTCGTGATGGTGAAGGCCGGTGAGCCCACGGACGCGGTGATCCAGGAGTTCGCGCCGCTGCTGGAGCCCGGCGACATGATCATCGACGGTGGCAACGCGCACTTCGCCGACACCCGGCGCCGTGAGCGGGACCTGCGTGAGCAGGGCATCCACTTCGTCGGCATGGGTGTCTCCGGCGGTGAGGAGGGCGCGCTGAACGGCCCGAGCATCATGCCGGGCGGCCCGCGGGAGTCCTACGACTCGCTGGGCCCGATGCTGGAGAAGATCTCGGCGAAGGCGGCCGACGGCTCGCCGTGCGTCTCCCATGTCGGTCCGGACGGCGCCGGGCACTTCGTGAAGATGGTGCACAACGGCATCGAGTACGCGGACATGCAGCTCATCGGCGAGGCGTACCAGCTGCTGCGGGACGTCGCCGGCTACTCCCCCGCCGAGATCGCGGAGATCTTCCGCACCTGGAACCGGGGCCGTCTCGACTCGTACCTGATCGAGATCACGGCCGAGGTGCTGTCGCACGTCGACGCGGAGACGGGCAAGCCGTTCGTGGACGTGGTGGTGGACCAGGCCGAGCAGAAGGGCACCGGCCGCTGGACCGTGCAGATCGCGCTGGACCTGGGTGTGCCCGTGTCCGGTATCGCCGAGGCGGTGTTCGCGCGGTCGCTGTCGGGCCACGCGGCCCTGCGGGAGGCCTCGCGCGGGCTGGCCGGCCCGAAGGCGAAGCCGCTGAGCGAGGCGGAGGCCCGGGCGTTCGCGGACCGGGTGGAGCAGGCGCTGTACGCGTCGAAGATCGTGTCGTACACGCAGGGCTTCCACGAGATCGACGCCGCCCGCGGCGAGTACGGCTGGGACATCGACCTCGGTGCGGTGTCCGCGCTGTGGCGGGGCGGCTGCATCATCCGCGCGGCGTTCCTGGACCGGATCCGCGCCGCGTACGACGCCCGTCCCGACCTGCCGAGCCTGCTGTCGGACGCGACGTTCGCGCAGGAGATCGCGGACGCCCAGGACGACTGGCGTGAGGTGCTGGTCGCCGCGACCCGCCAGGGTGTGCCGACGCCCGGTTTCGCGGCGGCCCTCGCCTACTACGACGCTCTGCGCGCGGAGCGGCTGCCGGCGGCGCTGACGCAGGGGCAGCGGGACTACTTCGGTGCGCACACCTACCGCAGGGTGGACCGGGACGGGTCGTTCCACACGCTGTGGGGCGGGGACCGGTCGGAGACCTCCGCGTAG
- a CDS encoding (2Fe-2S)-binding protein, which translates to MDLDPDLAALRPLAGFFVLRTERASAGSLPTLAQAYADTSPNVSVNPLILRVRKVATALRAPELRVAASVTHQGLAARFWSIALGCAALYGSVPDLDARLLHWDADGSAPDDLWLTDVRQLPGDAQSLADVVLHGHLVPLAAALRAHHGLAPGLLRGNAASALAGAGRELDRWAGRHGRTDVAARARSLTAELLAHPLLTGAGTLTGTAFRRRSCCLYYRVPGGGVCGDCCFPRPPRSSPRAPSG; encoded by the coding sequence GTGGACCTCGACCCCGACCTCGCCGCGCTCCGCCCGCTCGCCGGCTTCTTCGTGCTGCGCACGGAACGAGCATCGGCCGGGTCTCTTCCCACTCTCGCACAGGCCTACGCCGACACGTCACCTAATGTGTCGGTAAATCCCCTTATTCTTCGCGTGCGGAAGGTCGCGACCGCCCTGCGCGCTCCGGAGTTGCGCGTCGCCGCGTCCGTGACCCACCAGGGACTCGCGGCCCGGTTCTGGTCGATCGCCCTCGGCTGCGCCGCGCTCTACGGCTCCGTCCCCGACCTGGATGCCCGGCTGCTGCACTGGGACGCCGACGGCAGCGCCCCCGACGACCTGTGGCTGACGGACGTACGGCAGCTGCCGGGGGACGCGCAGTCCCTCGCGGACGTCGTCCTGCACGGCCACCTCGTCCCGCTGGCGGCGGCCCTGCGCGCCCACCACGGCCTCGCGCCGGGCCTGCTGCGCGGCAACGCCGCCTCCGCCCTGGCCGGCGCCGGCCGGGAACTGGACCGCTGGGCCGGGCGGCACGGCCGTACGGACGTCGCCGCCCGGGCCCGGTCCCTGACCGCCGAACTCCTCGCGCACCCCCTGCTCACCGGCGCCGGGACCCTCACCGGTACCGCGTTCCGGCGCCGCAGCTGCTGCCTGTACTACCGGGTGCCCGGCGGGGGCGTCTGCGGCGACTGCTGCTTCCCGCGACCGCCCCGCTCTTCCCCACGCGCCCCTTCTGGGTGA
- the glgA gene encoding glycogen synthase produces MRVGLLTREYPPDVYGGAGVHVEFLARELRGLVELDVHCWGEGRADGVLRHRPWSALDGANDALRTFSVDLAMAAALEGRELVHSHTWYANLGGHLAKLLYGIPHVMTAHSLEPLRPWKAEQLGGGYELSSWAERTAIEAADAVVAVSGAMREDILGCYPALDPERVHVVHNGIDTSLYRPDPGTDALDRIGLDRSRPYVLFVGRITRQKGVPHLLRAVRDIDPAAQVVLCAGAPDTPEIDQEFRELFGELSAVRDGVFWIPKMLPRPEVIQLLTHAALFVCPSVYEPLGIVNLEAMACGTPVVASAVGGIPEVVDDGTTGLLVLPGDGFEAGLARAMGTVLGDPAAARRMGEAGRERAVGEFGWDAVARRTVRLYEEIVKQA; encoded by the coding sequence GTGCGCGTCGGACTGCTGACCCGGGAGTACCCGCCGGATGTGTACGGCGGTGCGGGCGTCCATGTGGAGTTCCTCGCCCGCGAGCTCAGAGGGCTCGTCGAGCTGGACGTGCACTGCTGGGGGGAGGGCCGCGCCGACGGCGTGCTGCGCCACCGGCCCTGGTCCGCGCTCGACGGCGCCAACGACGCGCTGCGCACCTTCTCCGTCGACCTCGCGATGGCCGCCGCCCTCGAAGGCCGCGAGCTCGTCCACTCCCACACCTGGTACGCCAACCTCGGCGGCCACCTCGCCAAGCTCCTGTACGGCATCCCGCACGTGATGACCGCGCACTCCCTGGAGCCCCTGCGCCCCTGGAAGGCCGAGCAGCTAGGCGGCGGCTACGAACTGTCCAGCTGGGCCGAACGCACCGCGATCGAGGCCGCCGACGCGGTGGTCGCCGTGTCCGGAGCCATGCGCGAGGACATCCTCGGCTGCTACCCGGCGCTGGACCCGGAGCGGGTCCACGTCGTGCACAACGGCATCGACACGAGCCTGTACCGGCCCGACCCCGGCACGGACGCCCTGGACCGGATCGGCCTGGACCGCTCCCGCCCGTACGTGCTGTTCGTCGGCCGGATCACCCGCCAGAAGGGCGTGCCCCACCTGCTGCGCGCGGTGCGGGACATCGACCCGGCCGCACAGGTCGTGCTGTGCGCGGGCGCACCGGACACGCCGGAGATCGACCAGGAGTTCCGCGAGCTGTTCGGGGAGCTGAGCGCGGTCCGCGACGGGGTGTTCTGGATCCCGAAGATGCTGCCCCGCCCGGAGGTGATCCAGCTCCTCACGCACGCCGCCCTCTTCGTCTGCCCGTCGGTGTACGAGCCGCTCGGCATCGTGAACCTGGAGGCCATGGCCTGCGGCACCCCCGTGGTGGCCTCGGCGGTCGGCGGCATTCCCGAGGTGGTCGACGACGGCACGACAGGGCTGCTCGTCCTGCCCGGCGACGGTTTCGAGGCGGGGCTCGCCCGGGCCATGGGCACCGTCCTGGGCGACCCGGCGGCCGCCCGGCGGATGGGCGAGGCCGGGCGGGAGCGCGCGGTCGGCGAGTTCGGCTGGGACGCGGTGGCCCGCCGCACGGTCCGGCTCTACGAGGAGATCGTCAAACAGGCTTAG
- the glgC gene encoding glucose-1-phosphate adenylyltransferase produces MRGGGPSVLGIVLAGGEGKRLMPLTADRAKPAVTFGGTYRLVDFVLSNLVNAGVLRICVLTQYKSHSLDRHITTTWRMSNLLGNYVTPVPAQQRLGPRWYLGSADAILQSLNLVYDEQPEYVAVFGADHVYRMDPRQMLDQHIESGAGVTVAGIRVPRTESSSFGVITPGSDGQTVERFLEKPSAPPGLADDPECVFASMGNYIFTTKALIEALKRDAEDESSVHDMGGSILPQLTDRGEASLYDFSANHVPGETTRDQGYWRDVGTLDAYYEAHMDLIAERPAFNLYNRSWPIYTHSYQLSPARFNAGGIASESIISAGCLVRGQVTRSVLSPGVLVDPGAVVQGSVLHDNVHIGRGAVVRGAVLDKNVEVPPGATIGVNPERDAELYTVSKGGVIALGKGQLVT; encoded by the coding sequence ATGCGTGGTGGTGGTCCTTCGGTCCTGGGGATCGTGCTGGCGGGCGGCGAGGGCAAACGGCTGATGCCCCTGACCGCGGACCGTGCCAAACCGGCGGTGACCTTCGGCGGCACGTACCGCCTGGTCGACTTCGTCCTGTCCAACCTCGTCAACGCCGGCGTGCTGCGCATCTGCGTCCTGACGCAGTACAAGTCGCATTCGCTGGACCGGCACATCACGACCACCTGGCGGATGTCCAACCTGCTGGGCAACTACGTCACGCCCGTGCCCGCCCAGCAGCGCCTCGGCCCGCGCTGGTACCTGGGCAGCGCCGACGCGATCCTGCAGTCGCTGAACCTCGTCTACGACGAGCAGCCCGAGTACGTCGCCGTCTTCGGCGCCGACCACGTCTACCGCATGGACCCGCGCCAGATGCTCGACCAGCACATCGAGAGCGGCGCGGGCGTGACGGTCGCCGGGATCCGGGTGCCGCGCACCGAGTCCTCGTCCTTCGGGGTGATCACGCCGGGCTCGGACGGGCAGACGGTGGAGCGCTTCCTGGAGAAGCCCTCGGCCCCGCCCGGACTGGCGGACGACCCCGAGTGCGTCTTCGCCTCGATGGGCAACTACATCTTCACCACCAAGGCCCTCATCGAGGCGCTCAAGCGGGATGCGGAGGACGAGTCCTCCGTGCACGACATGGGCGGCTCGATCCTGCCCCAGCTCACCGACCGGGGCGAGGCTTCGCTCTACGACTTCAGCGCCAACCACGTGCCCGGCGAGACCACCCGCGACCAGGGCTACTGGCGGGACGTCGGGACGCTGGACGCCTACTACGAGGCCCACATGGACCTCATCGCCGAGCGCCCCGCCTTCAACCTGTACAACCGCAGCTGGCCGATCTACACGCACTCGTACCAGCTCTCGCCGGCCCGGTTCAACGCGGGCGGCATCGCGAGCGAGTCCATCATCAGCGCGGGCTGCCTGGTGCGCGGGCAGGTCACGCGGTCGGTGCTGTCGCCGGGCGTGCTGGTCGACCCGGGCGCCGTGGTGCAGGGGTCGGTGCTGCACGACAACGTGCACATCGGCCGGGGCGCGGTGGTGCGCGGCGCCGTCCTCGACAAGAACGTCGAGGTGCCGCCGGGCGCGACCATCGGCGTCAACCCCGAGCGGGACGCGGAGCTGTACACGGTGTCCAAGGGCGGCGTGATCGCCTTGGGGAAGGGGCAGTTGGTCACCTGA
- a CDS encoding wax ester/triacylglycerol synthase family O-acyltransferase, whose amino-acid sequence MTADLLAPLDLAFWNLESAEHPMHLGALGIFSAHSPAAGAHAADLLAARAAGVPGLRMRIRDVWQPLPAALRRPFAFGGAAREADPDFDPLNHVRLHAPTADFQAVAGRLMGRPLERDRPPWEAHVLPGEDGVCFAVLFKFHHALADGLRALTLAAGVMDPMDMPAPRPRPAETPRGVLPDVRDLPGLMRGALSDVSRALDIGASVARSSLDVRSTPALTCEPSGTRRTAGVVLDLDDVHRIRKTVGGTVNDVLIAVVAGALRRWLDERGDGSEGVAPRALIPVSKRRPRTAYPQGNRLSGYLIRLPVDDPDPLARLASVRDAMDRNKDAGPNRGAGAVALLADHVPALAHRLGGPLVGQAARIWFDLLVTSVPLPSLGLKLGGHPLTAVFPFAPLAPGHSLAVAVSTYRGSVHYGLVADAEAVPDLDLFATAVSKEVAALIKACRS is encoded by the coding sequence TTGACTGCTGACCTGCTCGCTCCTCTCGACCTGGCGTTCTGGAACCTCGAGTCCGCGGAACACCCGATGCACCTCGGTGCGCTCGGGATCTTCTCGGCCCACTCGCCCGCCGCGGGTGCCCACGCCGCGGACCTGCTGGCGGCCCGGGCCGCCGGAGTCCCCGGACTGCGGATGCGCATCCGTGACGTGTGGCAGCCGCTGCCGGCCGCGCTGCGCCGGCCGTTCGCCTTCGGCGGCGCGGCCCGCGAGGCGGACCCGGACTTCGACCCCCTGAACCATGTGCGGCTGCACGCCCCGACCGCCGACTTCCAGGCGGTCGCGGGCCGGCTCATGGGGCGCCCCCTGGAGCGCGACCGCCCGCCCTGGGAAGCCCATGTGCTGCCGGGCGAGGACGGCGTCTGCTTCGCCGTGCTGTTCAAGTTCCACCACGCCCTCGCCGACGGGCTGCGGGCGCTGACCCTCGCCGCGGGCGTCATGGACCCGATGGACATGCCAGCCCCCCGGCCCCGCCCGGCCGAGACCCCGCGCGGCGTTCTGCCGGACGTGCGCGATCTCCCCGGGCTGATGCGCGGTGCCCTGTCGGACGTGAGCCGCGCCCTCGACATCGGCGCCTCCGTCGCCCGCTCCTCCCTCGACGTGCGGTCCACCCCCGCGCTCACCTGCGAGCCGAGCGGCACCCGCCGCACCGCCGGAGTGGTGCTCGACCTCGACGACGTGCACCGCATCCGCAAGACCGTCGGCGGCACCGTCAACGACGTCCTCATCGCCGTCGTCGCGGGCGCCCTGCGCCGCTGGCTCGACGAGCGCGGCGACGGCAGCGAGGGCGTCGCGCCCCGCGCCCTGATCCCCGTCTCCAAGCGCCGCCCCCGGACCGCGTACCCGCAGGGCAACCGGCTCTCCGGGTACCTGATACGGCTTCCGGTGGACGACCCCGACCCGCTGGCCCGCCTCGCCTCGGTCCGGGACGCCATGGACCGCAACAAGGACGCCGGCCCCAACCGGGGCGCGGGCGCCGTCGCCCTGCTCGCCGACCACGTACCCGCCCTCGCCCACCGGCTGGGCGGCCCCCTGGTCGGCCAGGCGGCCCGGATCTGGTTCGACCTCCTGGTGACCAGCGTGCCCCTGCCCAGCCTGGGCCTGAAGCTCGGCGGCCACCCGCTCACCGCCGTCTTCCCCTTCGCCCCGCTGGCCCCCGGCCACTCCCTGGCCGTCGCGGTCTCGACGTACCGGGGGAGCGTCCACTACGGCCTCGTCGCCGACGCCGAGGCGGTCCCGGACCTGGACCTGTTCGCCACGGCCGTCTCCAAGGAGGTGGCGGCACTGATCAAGGCCTGCCGGTCGTGA
- a CDS encoding SDR family NAD(P)-dependent oxidoreductase has product MTVTEDGPQAMDEASGHSYGPGIDPERLAVCLGVLEELDKLDVDHPDAIAVRRATAGIYRTVKQRRRQERRAAKTAHDKAVTEATATGSAQRIDDETEGLLPSSNTEEGRIAGILQRPRSCYTCKARYVEVDYFYHQLCPDCARVNREKRDVRADLTGKRALLTGGRAKIGMYIALRLLRDGAHTTITTRFPKDAIRRFKAMDDSADWMHRLEVVGIDLRDPAQAVALADQVAEAGPLDILVNNATQTVRRLPSAYAALVEGESAPLPAGELPAHHVIGAFNSGAVDGIAALPLGTSGLDAQQVADLALVAGNASVERHLDGTAIDAGGLVPDVVDSNTWVQTIEQISPVELLETQLCNYTAPFILISKLRPAMAEAAKKAESGRAYVVNVSAMEGVFGRGYKGAGHPNTNAAKAAMNMVTRTSAQEMFQTDGILMTSVDTGWITDERPHYDKLRLAEAGFHAPLDLVDGAARVYDPIVRGEAGEDLYGVFMKDYAPGKW; this is encoded by the coding sequence ATGACGGTGACAGAGGACGGCCCGCAGGCCATGGACGAGGCGAGCGGGCACTCGTACGGACCCGGCATCGACCCGGAGCGCCTGGCCGTCTGCCTCGGCGTGCTGGAGGAACTCGACAAGCTGGACGTCGACCACCCGGACGCCATCGCCGTGCGCCGGGCGACCGCGGGCATCTACCGCACGGTCAAGCAGCGCCGCCGCCAGGAGCGCCGGGCCGCCAAGACCGCCCACGACAAGGCGGTCACGGAGGCCACGGCGACCGGCTCCGCCCAGCGCATCGACGACGAGACCGAGGGCCTGCTGCCGTCGTCGAACACCGAGGAGGGCAGGATCGCGGGGATACTCCAGCGCCCGCGCTCCTGCTACACCTGCAAGGCCCGGTACGTGGAAGTCGACTACTTCTACCACCAGCTCTGTCCGGACTGCGCCCGCGTGAACCGCGAGAAGCGCGACGTCCGGGCCGACCTGACCGGCAAGCGCGCGCTGCTCACCGGCGGCCGGGCCAAGATCGGCATGTACATCGCGCTGAGGCTGCTGCGCGACGGCGCGCACACCACGATCACCACCCGTTTCCCCAAGGACGCCATCCGCCGCTTCAAGGCGATGGACGACTCCGCGGACTGGATGCACCGCCTGGAGGTCGTCGGCATCGACCTGCGCGACCCGGCCCAGGCCGTGGCCCTCGCCGACCAGGTCGCCGAGGCGGGCCCGCTCGACATCCTCGTCAACAACGCGACGCAGACCGTGCGTCGCCTGCCCTCCGCCTACGCCGCCCTGGTCGAGGGCGAGAGCGCCCCGCTGCCCGCCGGCGAGCTGCCCGCCCACCACGTCATCGGCGCCTTCAACTCCGGTGCGGTCGACGGCATCGCCGCGCTGCCCCTCGGCACGAGCGGGCTCGACGCCCAGCAGGTCGCCGACCTCGCCCTGGTCGCGGGCAACGCCAGCGTCGAACGGCACCTGGACGGCACGGCGATCGACGCGGGCGGGCTGGTGCCCGACGTGGTCGACTCCAACACCTGGGTGCAGACGATCGAGCAGATCTCGCCCGTCGAGCTGCTGGAGACCCAGCTGTGCAACTACACCGCGCCGTTCATCCTGATCAGCAAGCTGCGGCCGGCCATGGCCGAGGCGGCGAAGAAGGCGGAGAGCGGGCGCGCGTACGTCGTGAACGTGTCCGCGATGGAAGGGGTCTTCGGACGCGGGTACAAGGGCGCCGGGCATCCGAACACCAACGCCGCCAAGGCCGCGATGAACATGGTCACGCGCACCAGCGCCCAGGAGATGTTCCAGACCGACGGCATTCTGATGACCTCGGTCGACACGGGCTGGATCACGGACGAGCGGCCGCACTACGACAAGCTGCGGCTCGCCGAGGCCGGGTTCCACGCGCCGCTGGACCTCGTCGACGGAGCGGCCCGGGTCTACGACCCCATCGTGCGCGGTGAGGCGGGAGAGGACCTCTACGGCGTCTTCATGAAGGACTACGCGCCCGGGAAGTGGTAG